TCGTCTCGCACCGCATGGCGCTGGCGCGTGCGGCACAGGTCCGTGGCTGGGAAATTGTTGTGGCCTGCCGTAAAAATCAGGCCGCCGAGTTGCTTCTGGCCGAAGGTTTCAGGGTCATCGACCTTAATATCTCGCGGGGCGGCTTAAGCCCGGTTTCCTCGCTGAAAACGGTTTCACATCTGATCTCCATTTTCCGCCGTGAAAAGCCCGATGTAATTGTTAATGTCGCTATTCAATGCGTCATTCTTTCTACCCTGGCCGGGTTGCTTGTCGGCGCGCGCCGTATTGTCAATATGGTCACGGGGCTTGGTTTTGTTTTTGTTTCAAACGGGCGCAAGGCCAAAATCATTCGTGCAATTGTATGTCGCGTGTTGCGGTTCTACGCCTGCTTCAAATCGGTACAGGTCATTGTCCAGAATCAGGATGACGAGGAATTAATGGCATTTCTCGGTTTCCGTTCCCAGAACTTGTCTCTGATCCGGGGTTCTGGTGTGGATATGCAAAAATACTTTCCTGTTGATAAGCTTACCGAACAGGAAGCCCAGGGTCAGCCCAAAACGGCTATTTTTGTCGCCCGGATGTTGTGGTCCAAGGGGCTGGGGGAACTGGTCGCTGCCATTCGGCTGATGGCGGAAAAGGGCGTCCATTACCGCTTTTTGCTGGTTGGGGATGTCGACCTTGCCAATCCGGACAGCGCAACGGTTGACGACCTTGAAACCTGGCAAAAAGAAGGGCTGGTGGAATGG
This genomic window from Thalassospira marina contains:
- a CDS encoding glycosyltransferase family 4 protein, with product MSNSRTPNAASKRKKLLFVCSEDWYFVSHRMALARAAQVRGWEIVVACRKNQAAELLLAEGFRVIDLNISRGGLSPVSSLKTVSHLISIFRREKPDVIVNVAIQCVILSTLAGLLVGARRIVNMVTGLGFVFVSNGRKAKIIRAIVCRVLRFYACFKSVQVIVQNQDDEELMAFLGFRSQNLSLIRGSGVDMQKYFPVDKLTEQEAQGQPKTAIFVARMLWSKGLGELVAAIRLMAEKGVHYRFLLVGDVDLANPDSATVDDLETWQKEGLVEWLGKRSDIPTLLQQADLAVLPSWREGLPKSLIEAAACRLAMIATDVPGCREIVRHNDTGLLVKLGDAQALADAIERLMENNDFRNNLAANAYFLVKNELCDAVVVQKTLQVIEG